The following DNA comes from Desulfomonile tiedjei.
TTTTTGCACCAACTTTGCACAAAATCTCCACGAATTCTCCTCATCGTCGTCATCACGATTGCACGAACCGATGTCATTCTGGGCCCAGGGGGACAGCCAATGCACTGGGAACCTAATCCATGTACAGAGGTTTTAGAGTTTCTCTGGCAATCACTCGAATGGCGTGTTATGCGGGCAGACAACCAAGACTCCGCATCTGACACGGATCGATCTACTCATTGTTGGGGAGGCGAGGTGGTTTTCCAGACCCTCCATGGCACGGTGGGTCAAGATCATGAAAATCCAAGGCAACAAGCCGGAGCTTTATGGTTTATATGTAGAAAATCTGAATTTGTTGTCAATACGCCGGCGCAAAGAGAGGAGGATTCCGTTGTGTAACAGAGGATTTATCTCTGAGCCGACCCGGTCGAATGCTGCCTTGAGGACATTCATGTTTTCCTTTGCGCTTGCCTTGTTCTTGGCTGGGGCTTTGTCCCTCGCGGCTGATCAGCCATCCCAGTTTGACGGCAGTCACCCCTTGCCGACGGGGCCGGTCGTCAACCATCGGACGGTCGAAGAGGAGCAATTCACGCGGTCTCCCATGGATGCGAAGTCTCTGTTCCCCGCGACCCGCTATCCCTTCCTGCCGGCCCTGGTTGAGAACCGAGACCTTGAACTTTGCGCCACCATTATCAAGGGCGCGCGGGAGCGGTTCTTTTCGTCCGACGCCAATCCCAGAATGACCGGAAAGGCCCAAGACGGCATAACTTGGCTTGAATGGGACAAGGTCGAAGAGGGGGGCCTCGACCTCGACGGAACCGGTCGAATGCAAGCAGTGGTCGGACGCCGATGCACGTGGCCGGGAGGAATGGAAGGAAGTGAATTCTTTGTATTTCCGTCGGTCGGTTCCTTTGACAAGGCCGTAAAAGAACAGGCTTGGTCGGAGAAATCACAGGGCTGTGAAAACTCCTATCGGCACGTCGATAACAAATGGTCTCCCGATGCTCCGGTCATGTATCACCCGTTCGGCCTTTTAGCTGGAGACGATCGCAAAAAGATCGATACGGGCGAAGACTCGTATGGCCATCGTCTATTTCACTGGCGGAGCAGGTATTACTTCTTCGCCGAACCGCCTCCCGACAGAGATCTGAATACAACTCGGCTGACGACCTTCCGCTTGCAGGCGGATGGTAAGGTCGATCCGCGTTGTGTGGTCTGCCTTTCTCCGCACAAAAGTTTAGTTCAGAATTTTCGGAGGATTCCCGGAATCAGCCCGTTCCTCAAGGTGCTTTCAACCATCGGGAATCAAGGTGAACGCTGCCGCGCGTGTAGCGATCATGAAGGAGGGGCAAATGCAGCGGTTGACCGCGCCGCTTTTCGCCCCTGGGCTGTCTCGCGTGCCACGCCAGAAACTTGGTGCAGCTCATATTTTCGGTACGATCATCGGATGAAGAGATTCCTCGAGGATTGGAGCTTCCTCGAGGTCTGGAACCGGCGAGAGTATCAGACGTTCCTCCAGCACATCGATCCGGCCGTGGCCGCACTGGAAAAATATTACGTGAGTGCTTTCGGCCTTGCCAGGGAAGAGGGGAAAAAAGCGGCCCAACGCGTGATTGAGGAGGTCATCGCCGCCTGGTTACTTGTCCCGCACGGTTACGACCCTGAACGAGATCTTTACGAACTGCGGCGTCCACCGCTGAATCGGCCTATATTCGACCGCGACCAGGAGGCGCTCAAAGAGGCACTCCGCAAAGAAAAGGAGCGTAGTCCTGACGGTTCCAGAGACAAGAATCAACCGAACTATTCCGATGCCTCCTCGCTATTTTCGATTGATCGGAAACGGCCTGATATTGAAATTTCTCTCGCTCTGCACGAGGCCGTCGAATGGGAAGAAGGGATGCGCCTCCTCCTCGAAGCGGAGGCAGATCCGAACGCGGGGAACGGATTCGGAAAGACACCACTGATGACGGCCGCGCACATGAACCGCCCTGATACGGTCCGTCTGCTTCTCTCCCAGGGCGCTGACCCGAACCGGAAGACGGTGGAGATGAAGTCATGGACGGGTGACTCGCCCATCCGACGGACGGCAAGAACGCCCCTGATGTACGCTGCCGAAAACGCCGGGACGGAAGTGATGAAGCTTCTCCTTGACGCGGGGGCGTCTTCGGATGAGAGGGACAGCAATGGAGACGGGATCGGTCACTATCTCGCTCGGAATCCACGGTTGACAGAAGCCGAGAAGAGGCTGGATATCCGTGAACTGGTCCGGTCGAGGAGTCGCCGGTCTATCGGGCCGAGTGTTGACTGTAACGAGGCGAAAAGCCAAGTTGAGAAGGCGGTCTGTAGGGACGAAGTCCTGAAAATGTTTGACGGAGAGATGGCGGACGCATTTAGCCGATGGATGCGCTTCGCGGGCTATGAGGCAAGGAATGACCAGCGCCAATGGTTGAAGGAGCGAGAAACGTCATGCACGGAAAAAAACGAGAAACTGGATGTAGGTTGCCTGCAGGACAAGACCAGAAGCCGGGTGCGTTACCTACACAACCGTCTGGCCGAAAGTGCACTGAATGACGGAAAACCCCCAACTGACGGGGACATGATGTCCGACGGCAGGCATGACGACCCAAGGGTGACCAATCAGGATTGCAGATAATTCCTGAACGGGAAGACTACTGAACCGCTTTGTCGCGCAGTTCCGCCACGTTCCGTGCTGCGGCTACCCTGTCCGACGCGGCGAAAATAGTGGATCCCACTATTGCCGCGGAAGAAGGCCCAACTATTTGGGCCCATTCCCGGAACTGCTCCTCAAGAGTTCTCCCCATTCGGTCCTGACGCCCGAATCCGGGGCACCAGATAGGCCTTTGAGTCAACGCTCGATACCGTTGCAGATCCACTGGACGCGTTGCAGGGCCGATGTAACCGTCCGCTCCTAATGCCTCCCCCAACAACAATATCCCTTCTGTGACGTCTGTACATGAGGGTTCGTCAGGGAATTGAAGGTTCATCTCGGCTTTCAACGACGCATAGACCACGTCGGAACGATTCACAGGCCTGGAGAAAAATAGGCGAGCGCCGGCGTGACTCATGAGCGGCAGCAGCAAGACTCCCAGCCCTGCTGTCTTGGCGGTATCGACTGCTTCCGCAACCGATGTTGGGCCGGGAAACCCATGTACAGTCACGTGGGTCGCACCGGAATTTTCAAGGCATTTTATTATCTTCGAATTGGTGCCTTGCCAGGTACCGTTGGCTAGAAATCCGATGTCCGCTACTTTCAAGTCAACCAGAAGAGGTTTGTCCTCAATAAGGTCTCTTATTCTTTGTAGAATTTCCTTGCCCGATTCAAGGAGGGTGGCCTCCGCGATCTTAACTCCGTCAACGATTTTTCCTACCTCTTTCACCGCGGACACAACTTCTTCCGAAGTTGGAAGGTCCGCGGAGAGGATCACCGCATAGTTTCTCATGTATCTACTGTTTCCTCGTGGTCCATTCCCAGCTTAACCAGCCTGTATCGGAGCGACCGAAAAGAAATGCCCAGCAGCCTGGCGGCCCTGGACCGGTTTCCTCCGGTTATCTCCAATGCCCTTACGATGAGCTTCTTCTCCATATTTTCGATGGTTCTGTTCAGATCGATGCCATCAGGGGGAATGTCCGTGTCCGCCGGCGCGGCGGTTGCTTCGGTGGATTCAGCCAATCGTGGGGGCAGGTTTTCCGCCGTCAGTTGGTCGGATTGTTCCAGAGTCACACACCTTTCGATGATGTTTTCCAACTCGCGCACATTGCCCGGATATCCGTATTTACTCAATACGCGCATGGCCAGTGATGACACCTTGTGTATCTCTTTGCCCTGTTCGCCTGCGAATTTGCTTAGAAAGTGGCTTATCAGGATCGGGATGTCCTCTTCTCTCTCTCTCAATGGAGGCAGGCGGATTCGGATCACGTTGAGCCGATAGTAGAGGTCTTCCCTGAAATTGCCATTCTCGATCTCTCTTTCCAGTTTTTTATTGGTTGCGGCGATGACGCGAACATCCACTTTTTTGTCCTCGTTCGACCCCACTCTGCGGAATTCTCTTTCCTGCAAAAAACGCAGTAACTTGGCCTGAATAGAAGGAGGGAGTTCTCCGATTTCGTCGAGAAACAGTGTGCCCGTGTGAGCGGTCTCGACCAACCCCGGTTTGTTGGCCACAGCGCCTGTGAAAGATCCTCTCACATGGCCGAACATTTCCGATTCCAGAAGGGTTTCGGGAATAGCGGTGCAATTAACCGTAACAAAAGGTTTGTCGGCCCTGGAAGACCACTGATGCATCGCTTTCGCGATGAGTTCTTTGCCTGTTCCGGATTCGCCTAAAATAAGAACGCTCGCTTTCGAGGGAGCCACCCGGGAAATCAAGTTGAAGATGTCCAGCATCTCAGGCGACTTGCCAATGATGTCTCCGAACCTATAGCTCTCCTCGACGGACCGTCTCAGATCGAGGTTCTCCCTGCGCAGGCGCCGGGCCTCGAGCGCATTACGGATTATGATGCGCAGGTCTTCCACCTGGAAAGGTTTCGACAAGTAATCGTACGCGCCTTCTCGAACGGCTCTAAGCGCGTCATCAGCAGAAGCGTAGGCGGTTATTGCAATTATGGGGACATACGGGTCAATACTATGTATCTCCCTGATGAGGTCCAGGCCGCTCATTCCAGGCATCCGGACATCCGTGAGAACAAGTTCCGGCTCGGAAAGCCGATAGGTCTTGACGCCTTCCTCCCCCGTAGAAGCGGTACTGACCTGGTAACCCTCCTGAACAAGCATGATTTCCAGGAATTCTCGCATGCTGGGTTCGTCGTCAACAACCAGGATTCTTTCAGCCATGTCTCTGCTCTCTCGTGTCATCTATAGCTGTGTTGGTCGCCAGCGGAAGCCGCAACGTGAAGACCGTGAGCGCGCCGGGAGAACTCTCGGCATCGACCGTTCCCCCGTGTGCCTTGGCAACACTTAGGACGAGGGACAGACCGAGCCCTGTCCCCTTCTCTTTGGTAGTGGTGAACGGCTCGAAAATCCTGTCCCTTATCTCCAACGGAATTCCCACGCCGGAATCCTGGACCTTGACCAACGCTTCCTTAGAACTGGGCTCGGACTCCAGCACTACTCTGATAACCCCGCCGTCCGGAGTCGCATCCAGGGCGTTGGTCAAGAGATTCCACAAAGCCTGCCTTAGACGAGCCGGTTCCCCTTCCACTTCAACGCCTTTGTGGATTCGCGTTTCCAAGGACACCTTTCCTGAAACACGAGGCTCTCTGGCAAACAGATCTACAGTCTCCTCCACAAGATCCGTCAACAGCACCCGGATCTTGCGGGGCGGTTGATCGCTCACAGTCAGCAAAAATTCCCCGAGCAGGGAATTCAGCCGATCCGATTCCCGGATGACAATGTCCAGGAGCCTTCTCTCCGTGGGTACGCTCCCGGAAGTTTGGGCGAGCAGTTCAGTCGCGCCTCTAAGCGATGCAAGCGGATTTCGTATCTCATGGGCCATACGAGCGGCAATCCGCACGAACGCGGCCTGTCGTTCGCTCAAACTCACCCGTTCTTCCATTTTTCTGATATCGGTCACGTCCTGGAAGACTACAAGCCGTCCCGTCGGAACACCATCGCGGTCCTTAAGGTCCGACACTACCAGTTCCAGGTGCTTCTTTTCCCCGTGAATGTCCTTGACGGTTCGATAAGTCTCGCGGCGCATAGCGCTCGTTCTTACCTGGTCGTCGATTACCGGAAAGATATTCCTCAGGGGCAGGCTGACCAGGTCAGGCAAAGGACTGCCCAGCAACGCGCTGCCGGCTGTATTCACGAACGTTATTCGATCATTCTCGTCGGTGGTTACTATTCCGCTGGGAATAGACCGGACTATCCCGGTGTGAAGATCGGAAAGCCTGGTATAATCGCTTTCCTTCCGGCGGAGCGAGATCCTGGTGCTCTGAAGTTGCTCTGCCACCGAGCTGGCTACCACTGCGATGAAATAGAAAAAGGTGACGTGAACTACCAACACCCACAGGATATAGCCCGGCGTATTTCTGCTCCAGGGGCTCATCCACGGCCAATCGGCAGCCGGGATGACATGATAAAATTCCAGGTTGAGAAGCAATCCGAACAGGACCGAGGCCATGGACGCAATAATCAAAGCTCCCCGTCTGTAGTGCAAAATCGCGGAAGCAATAATTGGAAACAGATAGAGCAAAGTGAAGACGCTGGACGCTCCACCTGTAAAATAAATGACTATGGTGACGTAGAAGACGTCCACAATTATCTGGAAGAACGAAAACGCCCACAGATCGATGGCCAACGGGAGAGAGAAAACGTATATGAGGCTCAGAAGAAAGGTCGCAGCGACGAGTATGTAAAGAGGAACGGTTGGATCGACGAAGAACGCCCGAGATTCACGAAACTGGAAGAAAATGGTCGCTCCGAGCAGAAGGGTGGTTACCACCAGCCGGAGCAGCATCATCCACTCGACTCGTTTCCTGAATTCGGGGCCGTCTCGAGTGCCTTCCGGCACAACGAGACTCACGGTGCGCCACAAGATGTTCAAATCGAGATCGCTCCCCGGAGATAGCTCTTGTTGTCCATTCTATCGCCAGCTGGAAGGTTTGCCGTGCTCGTCTCGCACGATTTCTTTTACCACGGTGACCTTGCGAGGACACTTGTATTTGGATAGATACGCCTTGCAGGACCTGATGATCTCTCGCTCTTCTATCTTTGCTCCACTTTCCGGAACAACCAGCGCCTCAATGACCTGACCTCTCATCAAATCGGGCACACCCACCAATGCAACGTCCGCCACATGCGGATGTCGAATCAGGATTTCCTCGACTTCCTGGCAATAGACGTTAAACCCCGATGTTATGATAAGGTCCTTTTTTAGTCCCGTGAGCGTAAGGTACCCTTCTTCGTCCAGGAACCCCAGATCGCCTGTATACAGCCATCCGTTGCGGATCACTCTCTCAGTCTCGGTGGGTCTCCCAAAGTACCCCAACATCACATTGGAGCCTTTGACCGCTACCTCGCCTTCAACTCCCGGAGCCAAGGGTTTTCCTTCCTCGCTGTGAATCTCGACGACGCAGTCGGGAATGGGCTTCCCGACCGTTGGGGGCTTATTAGGAATGTTGATGTTGTTCCACGAAACTACCGGGGATGCTTCCGTCAGACCATATCCGTGAAAGATGTCAATGTCGTACCGAGCGCAGAATTTTTCATAAATCTCCATGGAAAGAGGTGCGCCACCGCTTATGGCGATTTCAAGACTGGAGAGGTCCAAGTCCTTGCAGGCAGGATGATAGAGAAGGCCATAATAGACCATAGGAACCAGGCCCGTGTATGTTATGCGGGCTTTCTTCAACCAGGGAATCAATTTGGGGAAATCCACTTTCTCCACAAGGTACGCCGTCGCGCCGGCCTTGAGGGTACCCAGCAAATTGACCGAGCACCCAAACGCATGAAACAACGGTATCAAGGCCAGCGCATGAGTCTCTTGGCCTCGTCCGCAAACGTCTCTCAAAAGAATTGAATTGGTATCGAGGTTGTTGTGGCTGAGCGTGGCTCCCAGCGCTTTTCCCAGCAACCCGGCCGTAAAAATGATTACCGCGGGATGATCGGGCTTGACGTCGACGGCTCGGAATCGGTCATCAAAGTTTTTTTCTATCTCGTCGAACGAAACCGCGCCCTCGGCGGAATCAGTGCTAACTATGATCTTGAGGTATTCGGAGCGATCTCTTATGCTTTCGATCTTGCTGATCTGATCTTCTTTGCAGACTATGGCAGCAGGTTTGCAATCGGCCAGGTAGTGACTCAACTCATAGACCGTGGACAGCGGGTTGAGCGTTACGGCAAGCGCTCCGATTCTTATTGCTGCAAAGTACCCTGCAACAAGCTCGGGACGGTTACCCATCAACGTGACCACCCGGTCACCCTCTTTGACTCCGGCCTTCACAAGGGCGTTGGCCAACTTGTTTATGGAACCGAGGAGTTCCGCGTATGAAACGGTCCGGTCTTCAAAAACCAGGGCAGGATGGTCAGGCGTATCCTGGGCAAAGCGGTCCACGATCTCGCTTAAATTCATGCTGACTCCCTAAAAAGTAGTTGGAACCGCGCCAGATTACCACGCGTTTGAAGCGAATTCAACGGTGAGAAAGCGATTATCGAAGGTTGTCTGACCTCATGCTCCTTCGCTTCCCCTCCGCGAATTTCCCCCAGGGGTGACAAGGCCGCTTGCGGCAACTCCGTGCAGCCAAGTCATCCACGCTGGAGTCGTGAAGGTCCTGGACAAACGGATATGCCGGAAGCGGCCGGAACCCTCTTCATGGTTTGAAGGCAAACTCGCGTTATCCCCCTGCTCCGACTTTTCTCACAGGGCGCGGGGGAGCGGGGATTTCTGTTACGGCAAACCATTGGGGCCGCAACACGGGGCGCGTCACATGCCGCGGCACGATTTCGGTCCCCGGTACCGGAACCGGAAGCGGCCGTGGACCCAGTACTTGTTTGCTGCCAGGCTTGGAGCTTGCCTGAGGAAAACACTGAACGCAAGGACCGGAGCCCTCGGCACACCCTACCGGCGATTCCGATACTATTATGGGCAGCCTCTGAGGCGCCGGAACCGGCACAGGATAAACCCGCACAGTCGGCCTCGGCACAGGAACGGTCTCCTCGGCCAGACATGGGACCAACTTTTGGTAGTACGTAGTATTGGAGCACGGGTCCGGCTTGATGAAGAAAGTGTACTGGCCGGTAAGTGCAAGAATGTCTTCTCCGAAAGCACAGGCTTGAGAAGCCAAAATCAAAGAGGCAATAGCCACCAACACGACTGTTCTGAGGTAGACCGACATATTATACCTCCAATATACTAATTTATTATAGCATGTTATACCGTAATCATCAAGTCGTTTATTCATCATAAGTAGACGTTAGGTTAAGTGCGGAAAAATCGGGCCGCCCCGCGGCCAAGTGACCTCAACTCCTATCATCTTTTTCGCCGGCTGACCTAGTAAGGCGAGTGCTGATACGGATTCGCCTTCAAACGGTGAAGATTGTTTGATCCAAAATCAGCACGGACCTGAGGTCGCTCAGGTCCGTGCGGGATCCACTTGATCCTTCAGTGTTTGAACGCGACCTGGTATGACGCACTTGCCCGCCCATAGTTTTCTAAAGCCTTTTTTGGCCATAAGCATGACTGTCATCAATTTATCTGTGTTGCATCGCCTCAAGAAGCTGTGATAAGGTAAGGCCTTGAGAAAGAAAAGCGGGTGAGCCTATGGGCCCTTCAAGAATCGGCGTCACAATAATATTGGTTCTTGCACTCGCCCTGGCTTCCTTTGCGACCGCCTGGGGGGGACAGGTCTGGACCAAATGCCATATAACCTGCCGCTGCCTGCAGGACAACTCGGTCGGGAACTTCGCGTTCGCCATTGCTGTGGACCAGTCACCCGACATAGGATTTGAGGCGGACTTGGCATGCAAGCGCTACGGCCATCAAATCTGTCTGGATGGCTGCAATAGCGTCAAATTCTCTTATACTTACCAGGTTACGAGTCCGTAATTCGGCGGGGCAGACTTTCACCGGTGAAGTCTGCGAGCCCCTTCATGTGCGATCGTCCCTCCCCCCACCATCGTCCCCGCCCCCTAACAAGATAAGATACGCCGCTACCACAAGCACAACTGCTCCGATAAGAGCTTCAGTGGACCTTCCCTTCAGATACAGCAGCGCCAGCGAAATGCCGGCAATGACCAAGAGCGGTATTGCCACCCAGTTGCTTGTCAAGATTCTACCTCTCCTCGGCCGCTAGCATCCTGTTCCGAAAAACCGTATTTGTATGTTTGCATACAACCTACGTTTCCGTGCGTTGAGTTTGTCGCCGGCAGCTTGGGCCTCACTGTTTTGAGAAAAATCGCGGGGTTCGGATTTTTTTGACCAGGCCGATATATCGCGAGTAATCCAGCTTTCTGAAGATTTCCAGCGCTCGATCGTACGCGTCCTGAGCCAGTTGCCGGCTACCCATCTTCTGATGCATTCTGGCTTTGTCCACAAGCATGGATGCAGAAGATCGCTCATAATAGTTGAGTGCTTCCGCCGGCTTGTCAGCCTTGTCATACAGCTTGCCGATGGCGTACAGGGCTTCGGTTTCAGTCTGGTCATCCCCGACCGCTCGCGCCTTCCAGAGCATTTTGAATCCGGCCAAGATCGCCGGAGCGTCTATCTTGAGCCTTGCCGCCAGGTCCGATACTCTGGCATCCAGGTCTTTGATTGCCTTGGGACCCGTTTTACCGTCCGAAAGCACGCTTGCGCGGGTCAAGTCCTCGATAGCCCCCGCTTGATCACCCAGCTTTTCTTTTAAAAGACCGCTCTGGTAGAATGCCTTTTGGCGGCCTTTGTCAAGGCCAAGTTTGTGTTGCAGCGCCAGCGATGCATTCAAGCAATACGAAGCCTTCTTGTATTCCTTCCGTCGAATATAGTGATTCGCCAGTCTTTCCAGGACGTTTACCATGTGGGCCTCATCATTGGAGGCCCTCAATTTCTTTAACGTGGCCAGATCTTCTCTGATCCGGTTCTCTGCGGATGTTTCTTGGATTGGCGACCTGCGTGCACTCGCTTGCAGTCCTGGGGACGCTGCATGTGCTTGAGCGCTTTCCACTCCACCCGGCGCCGCCACGTTTGTCTCGACCTGTGCAGGCTTTGCTTGAGTCGGTTTGGGTTTGGACGCGGCAGCCGGCCTTTCCGGTTCAGCCTTTCTTTCTACCATTCTGGAAACTTGCTGCGAAACCGTAATTCGTTCCTGCGATGTCGGCGGCGGAGCAGGTTTTCGCACCGTCTCCGGTAGTGGCCCACCCGCAACAACGCTACCAGGCTGCCCGGTCCGCAAGTGCTGTCCGTTGTTGACGGCCGGCCTGGGTTGACCTGTTACTGGAGCAGTTGCCCTTCCCGTCTGATCGCCCACGGAGGCAGTACGCTGGTCTGCTTTGGTCTGTTTCGTCAAAGCCACGGCAGGTTTCGGCTGTTCATAAGGTTTTCCAGCGGCCAGGTTGGCTATCGGTTTCGAGAGCCCGTGGTGCCCCACGGAGACGGCCAGGTTCGCTGCGGCGGAGTAAAGCGCGGCGGCCTGATCCTTGTGCCCGGCTTTCGCCTTGGAGCCTGCCAATTCAAGAAGGGCCAGTATGACCTCATCCTGGGCTTTCGCTTTGCGGAAGATTTTCAGAGCTACGTCCAGGTACGACGCGGCCTTAAGATGATCTCCCAACCTAGAGTAGACCCTGCCGATCTCGAAGCTGCTCCAGGCCACTCCAAGTTCGTTCTTTTTCCGTTTTTCCAGTTGGAGCGTGTCTTCGAACCGTATCAGGGCCTTGGTGGAGTCATTTTTTTCAAGGAATTCCATGCCCTGACGGAGAATCTCGGCAGAAGCAGGGGCCACTTTTCCCATAATTCTCGTTCTGGCTCGTTGTTCCAGGTTCTCCGGTGTTTCGATTCCCGGCTCAACGGAGTCCGGAGCGGAAGGTTTGGGGACTTCGGGAGCAGTTGGGGGTATTGGTTTAGCAAGAATGATCTTCCTGGTCTGACCGGCATCAGGTTTGGCGGTCTGATCCGAGCGACTTTTCTCCGGGACGGCCTGATCGGCGCGACCGGCTTGAACGTTCGCCGACGTCTCAGCTCTCTGACGCCCGACCAACAAGGTCTTCTCAAGGGAGGCGATCTTTTTTTCCAGACGACTTGATAAGGCCGCGTCAGGGACTAATCCGACGCCCAACTGGTACATCTTCACGGCTCTTTCTTTGTCCCCGATTTTTTCAAGGGTTTCCGCCATAAAAATGAACGCGCGGTAGTCCATCGGGCGAAGGGAAATTGCCGCGTCGAAATTCTTGATCGCTGTCCGATGATCCCCCTTCGCAGCGTAGGCCGCTCCCAGATTCGTGTAAATCTTTGATTCCAAGCCCCCGTATTTCAAGGCCTCTGAGAAATCCTGTACGGCTTTGTCGTACAGACCTCGCTGCAAGTTAACCACCCCGCGATTGTTCAAGGCGTTCGTATAATCCGGCTTCAACTCAATGGCTTTGGAATAGTCCGCTACAGCCTTTTCCAGGTCCCCCATCATCCGGTAAGCCACGCCGCGATCGTTGTAGAAGCGGAATTCTCCGGGACGCGCCTCGATCGCCTTGGAAAGCAGAGTCACCGCTTTTTGGCTATCGCCCGATTTTAGCGCCAGCACGCCGGCGCTGTAGTTCTCGTTGACTGGAGCAGGGCTTGCAGCGAGAGGGAACATTAGGGCCAAGAAGAGCAACGCGACCAGAATCTTTGACACTCTCTTCATTGTTGCCTCCTCAAGGATTTCACCATAATGAACCGGCAGCCTCAAAAAAGTTGGGTCCGGTCAGTAATTTCCGGACGACCTTGCACTGTCCACGAACAGCGCCGCCCCACTCCATCATTTGGTCTTCTTGTCGACGACTCCAAACTGGCTTAAAAGATCCTTGACCGCCAGAGCAGC
Coding sequences within:
- a CDS encoding tetratricopeptide repeat protein, which produces MKRVSKILVALLFLALMFPLAASPAPVNENYSAGVLALKSGDSQKAVTLLSKAIEARPGEFRFYNDRGVAYRMMGDLEKAVADYSKAIELKPDYTNALNNRGVVNLQRGLYDKAVQDFSEALKYGGLESKIYTNLGAAYAAKGDHRTAIKNFDAAISLRPMDYRAFIFMAETLEKIGDKERAVKMYQLGVGLVPDAALSSRLEKKIASLEKTLLVGRQRAETSANVQAGRADQAVPEKSRSDQTAKPDAGQTRKIILAKPIPPTAPEVPKPSAPDSVEPGIETPENLEQRARTRIMGKVAPASAEILRQGMEFLEKNDSTKALIRFEDTLQLEKRKKNELGVAWSSFEIGRVYSRLGDHLKAASYLDVALKIFRKAKAQDEVILALLELAGSKAKAGHKDQAAALYSAAANLAVSVGHHGLSKPIANLAAGKPYEQPKPAVALTKQTKADQRTASVGDQTGRATAPVTGQPRPAVNNGQHLRTGQPGSVVAGGPLPETVRKPAPPPTSQERITVSQQVSRMVERKAEPERPAAASKPKPTQAKPAQVETNVAAPGGVESAQAHAASPGLQASARRSPIQETSAENRIREDLATLKKLRASNDEAHMVNVLERLANHYIRRKEYKKASYCLNASLALQHKLGLDKGRQKAFYQSGLLKEKLGDQAGAIEDLTRASVLSDGKTGPKAIKDLDARVSDLAARLKIDAPAILAGFKMLWKARAVGDDQTETEALYAIGKLYDKADKPAEALNYYERSSASMLVDKARMHQKMGSRQLAQDAYDRALEIFRKLDYSRYIGLVKKIRTPRFFSKQ